The following nucleotide sequence is from Drosophila simulans strain w501 chromosome 3L, Prin_Dsim_3.1, whole genome shotgun sequence.
TCTTCGTGTGCATCTTGGCTGTGCTGGCTGTGGCCCAGGCTGCCCCAGGTCTCCTGCCCCATGTGGATAGCCATCATGGTTACCACCATGAGGAACTGCCTCATCTGCTGGACGCTGAGATCCATCATTCGGATGGCATCCATCTGGGACACAGTGCCGCTTTGGTGCACGATGATCACCATCTTAACCACCATCTGGATCATCATTTGGATCACCACCTGGTGGAGTCGCTGCCAACCACAGTGTACCACCATGAGCCGCTCCACTACCACTACGCTCGCCTGCACTCCGCTCCGGTGgtgcaccaccatcaccatgaCACCCATGCCGCCGTGGTGCATCACAGTATCCCGGCTCACTTCGATGTCCACAGCCACTCGAACCTGCTGTCCTTCGCCAAGCACGCCCTGCACGGAAAGTACGGAAAGGTCAGGATTACCGAGACCCATTATTGAGAGAGATTCCAAAAACATCCATTGTCCATAAAACCTCTGACTAGCCAAACGCTTCCTCATGACTCATAATTTATTAGGTCAATAGTTAAGCTAACGAAAAATAACTCGATTAAACGGGTGACAAGTTGAACAGATAAGCTCAGgatttttgtaaaaataaatatctaagTCAATTGTTAATACAGATTTATTTTGACTAACGTTGTTTTAATGTGAACCTCCTTTCTGATTTGACTGATTTGAAAGGAATCTTAGGTATTTAATCGGTTAAATCAAATGCACATACATAATTTTAGCGTTCCTGGCATTTTGGCGtgatgaatatttattaagtagCCAGTAAAAGGTTTTCGCCCACCAACTTCTCACCTTTCTATTAATACTTAAACGCAACCCACCAGCTGGTTAGTGGTTAGTCACCCCCTTGCGAGATTTCCTAAtatgattttgaatttattaagcGTTAAAGCTGCTCACGAAATGTTCAGATAAACGGGTGAGAATCTGTGAATTCATCCAGCGAATAATTGGCCTAGCTACTGAtactttcccattttcccccgcAACACATCCCCCTTCAGCGCCAACCATTTGGGATTCATTGCATCCGTCAGAGCCTTCAACGCGGCCCAGACAATTTATCATCCACTGTGCGAGCCGAAAGTAATTTACTTGCAATTTAAAGATAAACAGGCGCGATAATGTCTACAAAGCATAAACGTGAGTTGACGCCTACAATCCGAGCAAGTCCCCTCTCCACCGAAAAGGGGGGCCTTGAAAGGGGGGATGTCCGGGGCAGCCATGGCCATACATCATCGCGATATCGCTGCCAAAGAGAGTGAAGGTGTTGCTGGTGCGGCTAGTGTTGCTGCGGTGTCGGTGGTGTTGCTGCGGTGTTGCGgcggtgttgctgctgcgcctgtgTGCCTGCCTCACGCCATCCATTTGCTGGGGGAAGAACAATTGCAACGGCCGCTGCACGATGCGGCAGTTTCGAGTTGCAACTGGGAAACTGGCAAGCCGGCAAACTGGGAAACTTGCAACCTGCAACAGGTAACTTGCAACCTGGCCACTTGCGACGCAGTCGACCCTGACAAACAAACGCTGAGGGCGTCGTGCTCATGTCCAGAGCTCTCGACTTGGACCCCGGAGTCAAAGGCAGTGGCAAAGTGAAGCGCATGCGCAACACGTGGCCGAAACACCACTGAAATGTGGCTAAAAAAAAGCTAAAGAGGAACCCTCCGACCCAAAACGCTTCCCCTTTTTCGCAGCCGAGTGCAGCCAAGCGGCTTCTGCAATTTTCCAGTCGTGCGCCATGGCAACGCGTGCCGagctcattttcattttcattgagCCGCCGGAGAACGAGTAGATCGGAGCTACTTAACTGGCTATGAGGAAATTAGCCTCGTAGCCAGGAGCTGAGCTTTTCTGGCCTTTTTCCCCTTTGCAACAATCTAAGCCCATCCTTAGATGGGAAAACCAACACAGAGAGCTATATTTCGGTAGGTTGTGGGTCTAAGTTTAATATTTGAGGGGcctaaaataaatgcttaAGCACTGTAttaatgtgtataaataaGATATAAGGACTGCACAACTTTGAAgaatacaaaacaaatttaaattaagagtAAAATAAGTTTGAGGCCGTTTAAACATTTCCAACATTCCAATCTTAAAAGAAGCAACAagaaatctttaaaatatgcatttcAATGTTTAAGTTTCTTAACAAGTTCTGCTAGAAATAAAAGAGGTATTTTTGAGTTGTCTTATTATCTAATTCCTTGATGCATTTGTTGTCTGATGGAAAAATCACAACATGTTGCACTTGAGATTTAGCTGCAATTTGTTCTCTCAGTGCCGCGttgacaaatattttgtacaaATGGCCCGGCTGTTGGCGCATTCGAGCACATATTCACCGTATTCACGGCAATCTGAATGGAGACCCTGCGAGGCAGAGGCAAAAAGTCGTGCCACACGAAGCCCCAAAACTGAACCAAATGCGGCACGACTCTTTTTGCAGCTTGTCGTGCGTTGAATGGGGCAACATTGTATACACGGCGATGGATGCGTCCGAgtgttgcaacttgcaacagctCAATGCCCACAGCTCAACACCTGCCGAAGCATCATAAATTCGATAAATCACACAATCTCACAGGGAATCAGCGTAGATGAGTGTCTAGGCTTCGAAAAAAAGCTGTCAAAAAACAGTGATGCGTGTACACCCGCCTGGCTTTGGATTTGTGTACTTGTGTATTTCTGTTGACTCTGAGCTGCGATGCGGTCGCCTCGCTACGATTAAAGCCAGCCTAGTGTGGTAGCGCTAATGGCTAAGACACACAAGTCGCTGGGTGTTCGCCAAAGGGGGGAATCCAAGGGGCACAGTCAGCTCCAGACAATGCCACAGTTTATATTGCAGCCTGTGCCTGGTCATTAGCAgcattgcagctgcaacagcagcaacagcagcaacagttgctgcaGCGGTGTTGCTGCGGTGTAAGTGAGGTAGctgcaactccaactccagcgTCGTCTCTTTGGCAGCGTAATTGTGTTAAAAATTACTCAGGCATCTTAATCACtttggtaaatattttgccagAGTCGGAGAAGAAGGAGTTTTCGGATTCGGGTTCGGACTCTTACAGACGAGAGACGCAACGAACGAGGTTAAtgcgctgcagctgcagcaacagacGCAGAATGTTGCTAGTTCACAAATCcccccattttttttctttaaatcgAGGCATGTGGGTGTGCGTGTATATCGGAAAGCCGAAACATGCAAACTCCACAAACGAGCCAAGTTTTCATTCATGAAATTGCCCAGATTGGcaaggaaaaaaagaaggtAGAATCAGGGGAGGGCGAGGGCAACTCAAGTTGATTGCATGTTCGGGCTCAGTTCATTTTCAACAGCATCAAGGATCAAATACATTAAATACGAGAACGAGACCAAGTCGCTGCCATCGGATGTtgctgcagcaacatcagcaacatcaaacagcaacaacacatcTACTTACGTGCAGTTCGCCGCCTTATCGGCACTGCTCATCTGGCGTCCTCCGTCCAGGGTCCCAGCTACATCCCCAATCCCCCGGTACCCAGTGCCCAATAGCCAATACCCAATACCCAAcccacagccacatccacatccacatcctatATACATTCACATCCAGGGCGGGTGGCGCACCTGCGGCAAACTGCTTTGCAATTATGAGATTTTTTGCGCTTCCTCTGCTTCGCTGCGAGGCCAGCGGCATGAAGTTATGCTAAACAAACCAGGAGCGGACTTAagaaaatcttaaaaatatcTTACGTGATATTTAAGTACTAAGTAGCACACCAAAACACGAGTGTATTCAATTCAAACAAATATAAGGCACAAAAATTAGTCGTTGCCTAATACCTCATTAATTAAAGTGGTTAGTGctattaataaaaacttttaacatGAAGAacgtttaattaaactttaagcTACCTTTCATACttattaaatatcaaatgataCTAACTAAGGCACTCCAGCCCTGACCGTCGATGGAAGAGGAGGAGTAGCCGATTGCCAGGTCGATGATGTTGCAGGcagcttctgttgctgctgctgccgttgatgcggctgatgatgctgatgctgccgctgctgctgatgctgatgctacACTTTCTCTCTGTACAGCAGCGCGGCATCATAATTTAGACTGCAATCATCATTATCGTTCGAGACCAGCGACCCGAGAGCATTCTTGAGCAAAACGCCCGCACGTAGACATTTTGGAGGAGGAGTGCTGGACCAGGGAGCTGGGGGTGCTCGGAAGTTGGGTAGCCACTGGAGAATGGCCAGAGTTGGGGGCCCAGCCTTGGCAACTGTCAGTCAGTGAGGATCGGACTCAAAAGTTGGACTCCGGAGCAGTCAGTGAGTCtatcattcagtcagtcagtcagtcagtcagcgcaaagttgccagcaatttgctcaaataaaaacgtaaaaacgaaatgcagcagcaacccaGGAAGCTGCGCATGCGTCTCTGGCAGCATATAATTGTCTCTTGGGCAGGGACTCGAAAAtcgaggatgaggatgaggatccACTGACGGAGCCACACAGCTGTGCCTGCCACTGTGCAACTCGCTTTCGGTGGTGCGGTGGCCGGTGGTGGTTCGGTGGTGCAGTTGTGCAGTGGTGCCGCTTCTGCCATCCATGTCCGGCGGCAATTGTAATTACCGCAGTTGCGCCTCCCGTCCGTCGGGGCCAACGCCTTCGCCAATTTCACACTGAGAACAATAACTTACTTACTAGGGCTACAGATATATGCAACTAGACATatcaaactaaaaagaaatcaatGAAATAATTGTTAGGCCAAGGTTTACTTATATTGTCATTGATTCTGAAGATATGAATGTGAATACAGTGCTGTTTCTTGATTGTTGCAATATTCGGAATGCTGTACTTactttttttctgagtgcatcACTGGACAAATGCGCAGTAGCCTGGCATTTCAGTTACGCCTGCAGTTTGTTATTACGCGCATTATTTCTGCCGCAGCCCTTCGGTGTCCCATCCCAttgcatcgcatcgcatcctCATTTTCATCCACCCATCCCCATCCGAGGTGGAGCCCCCATCCCATCCCCTCCTGATTGCATTCAGTTAAGACTGGAGGGCAGAAGACATTTTACATTAGCTGCGCATTCCAAAAATCCGCTCCTCTAAAGCATTCAGCTttcagttttcgttttcgtttcgtttatttatttttcgtatttttgcGATGGAAGAGAAACTAATTAGAGTAGACTTAATGGAAATACTCGTAGTTATTCATAATTTAGTTAAACGTTAGCATACAATGGCGGAACTACCAAGAGAGTTCCTAAAGACTTTTAGTACAATAATGGATTATGTTTTTGGGCAGCTAAGGATTGTCAGAGTGTTGAGGGAATTTTGGGGATTCGAGGGGGGAGTTAAGGAAACTTAAACTAACCAAGCGTTTTTCACTGTACATAGCACCGTAAGATAAGATCGAACTTAATAGCACCTTAATCAAATTGGAAGATCGGATTGGGTTTGGGGTCATGGGCTCGGATTTTGGGCATCCACAAGGTCCCAAAATGATAGCGTAACTAGCATTTGGAAGTGATTCGATTTGGTTCTCAACTAATATCACAATGTTGCTCGCTGATTCTCTCCACTTTcaatgcaatttcaataaaattcttttattATATACCATAGTTTATCTTTGATTTTGCAATTCTTAGGACTAGAAGGCAAATGTAAGCTAAGAGTTGAAAAGTCTTTTGATCGATTAGCTGTCATAgttattgctttaatttacATAGTTTAGATCGTTTGATTTAAAATTCGAAAAG
It contains:
- the LOC6737593 gene encoding histidine-rich glycoprotein, producing MKFFVCILAVLAVAQAAPGLLPHVDSHHGYHHEELPHLLDAEIHHSDGIHLGHSAALVHDDHHLNHHLDHHLDHHLVESLPTTVYHHEPLHYHYARLHSAPVVHHHHHDTHAAVVHHSIPAHFDVHSHSNLLSFAKHALHGKYGKVRITETHY